The Haliotis asinina isolate JCU_RB_2024 chromosome 3, JCU_Hal_asi_v2, whole genome shotgun sequence genome segment ATAAGCTTTTCCTCTTACAGATAGATTAAGATTGTTAACTAGGAACAATCGGAAAATGCTTGTATCAGTTCAAGATCATGTCGCTGAATATTTGTGGACCAGGAAAAGAAACCAATAAGtttagttgaaatattgttcacatTCTCATGCAATAGTTCGTCTATAAGTATTGAGTCTACTTCAGTTATACCATGTCGGAGGAGCTGGTAAATGCATTACATGTATAAAATGCTGCCCATTGGAAACCTGTCAACGGTGACATCACCGACTGACAGCATACGATATTCCGATGTTACATGGGGTATCTAGGGGCTCAATAATGAACTGAAAATTAACGCTATTGTCACACAGTCACTTTTGCGAGTTAACTTTTACAGAATGTGAGTACAGATTTACATAAGCTATAAAAATAAAGCCATATGCAAGTTCATCATTAAATACAGTTTTATCTAATACTTGTAACTCACTGGCGTCACGCAATAACAGTATTATGAGAGAATGTATGATCACAGCTTAAGCGGGCTGTCCTTTATAGAGCATGACGATACTGGTGCTTCACCAAACTATACGTTTCTAGATACTAAGgtcacgatacgatacgtacCGCGATACAGTTTTTCGACATTTTGTGCATAACAAGCAGCCTTATGGTAAGTTGCGTGATGTTGAAAACGTACTTCACTGAAAACCCGTTAACGACTTATCCAAGTCATTTCTGTTGTAGGTAGAGATTAATAGATGAAGGACAACTTGCCATGAGCCAAGTACCCATTACTCACTCCAACATGTCATGTTTTCTGATATGTGTAATAACTacaagcaaaaaaaaaaccaacccccccccaaaaaaaaaccacaaaaaaacaacaaaaaacaaaacaaacaaacaaaaaaacccaaaaaaaacaacaaccaaaaaacacacacaaaaacaacaacataaaacccaaaaaaaacaaaacaaaacaagaacaaataaGGTGTTTAGACTCAAAATATTAATCGATATATGCTAAAACTAACCACAGTAGACATATAATCCCATGTATCATGTACCGTATAGTGCAAAGCTTGCTGAAGATGCACCGGTGTATCGGTGAATCGTGACATTCCGAGTGgtcacacaacaccaaatgtttatAGTAACGTTAACAGCCTTCTAtgtacacatgggtacagtttggCCTTTAAcctacaatataaaacacaaattccgACTAACTTATCCTGCTAATGTTCCGAGGACAGGAAGCTGAACACATCAACCACAGTTTCGCACACAATGTCACCTACTGGAACATATCTGATTTGACATGTGTTCATAATTTCAACAACGTGTTGTCAACTTTAGTTTGCCGTGTGAAGGCCACGTAAGACCTTTAACTTTGAATTGTTCAATCACGTTTATAAAGGCTAATCAATCTGCGCAGTTCCAACACCAgtgcgggatcgggtggtcagactcgatgacttggttaacacatgtcatgcGTAGagctatgctcatgatgttgctcactggattatctggtccagactcgattatttacataccgccggcATATCGCTGGGATAtgtgagtgcggcttaaaactaaaatcactcactcaaacaccaaTGACCGTCATGTAGCCCTGGGTCCCTTTTCCCCATTGCATTTGGCGGAAGTGTTCAAATCAGAGTAAGTGAATAGAATGAAACGATATTTAACTTGTGATATGATGTGCGACCCCAAATTTTATTGACCTGTAAGTCCTTTCAAACCATGAGTTTTGTAGTGGCCAGATATCGCGTGTCCCAAGGTTACAGAATTATGGTATTAATGCCAGCTTCCTAGGATGAGATATGCTGTCTAATTTCCGTATGTCAGATAACCTTGATCTGTCACGTCTTGGCTGCAAGAGCATATGTTCTCTTCTGGTACTCGATGCATGATGTATGTGGACCGTGTACATATTAAACAGATGTCGCATTCAAAATATGATGTCATTAAGGCGTCTGATGGTTACTGCGCCACATCAGACGCAGTCGTGTAGATTCGCAGCGTGTATatcagtgattgagtgattcaTGCCTCATCGTCACGCACGCTGCTGCACCAACATGAGCATGCGCATGCTCGTTATCATTTCCTGTAAACATGCTAATACTTCCCGAACAACTCATCTAATATAATGGTTAAATACGGCACAAAGCGTGTAGATACAATTATAAGACAAGTATTATTCATGGGATCAATGTTGTCTTCAATATTCTATAATATGATACATCTATACTATACTGTGATACCCAGAAGATGTTATATTGTACATATAAATGTAACCTTTTgctgaaatatgacatttttaaAGATTTACTCGTCAATGCACGAGTGACATGATTACATATGGAATATGTTCCGAGTCACATCTAGTTTCGAAGCAATCTGCCTATAATAAACACCATGTTATTAGATGGAGGCATGCCTGGTCACCAGGTTCTTGAGATGCatgtagaagttggtattcagtaataagacaaaatgttatgaatgtcaacttctttgttgtttacacaacgtttctggacCATTCCTTCCCCCTTCGTCGTCTCCCTGACGGGGTAGCCCAGAAACATtctgtaaacaacaaagaagttgacattcatgACATTTTGTATTATTCATACCTGGTGACCATTCTGGTACCAATTACAGGTGAAAAAAGTACTAAGTCATAGGCAGGTGTTTTGTTTATTAGCTTCATAATGACAGTGGTTACAGTGTCGGTATGTCCTAGCCAAGATCAGGAGTGGGCACACCTGAAAAATACGTCAAAGTCGTGTGAGTCTGGCCAAAACAACGCGTGCTGTTTGGGGCTGTTTTAAAACGTATTGAAGGTTTCCAAGTGGAGCTGTCTTAACACGTACTTGTCGCTCTATAATATTGTATATAGAACACACTGCGTACATGTACATCTCACCTTCGCATTGTGGTTTTAATTTGTCTGACCTAAGCTACTTCAAGGCAAGGAGCATGTTGTGTTcctatataacatatgttgcaaGGGCGTGTGTGTAATCACAGAACGAACTCGGGGAGCAAACCCCgtgaaacgtttccatgtacCTCCTAGCACATGCACTGCGGTCTTCTAGCTACATTCTGTAAGGTGCTGGACATGATAGCGTTCTAATATAAGCGATGCAGCCCACCTTGAACTACCCCACAGAATCCACAAGTCACTCGGCAGTGCGTCTTTGCCCATGTAGTGTACAGATCATTCGTGCACACCTCGTCCGGGTAGTTGTGACAGTTGGATTCCACGTCAATACACGGTGGAATTGGTGTAGTCGTTGTCGTAGTTGCTACGGAGGAACACGTCGGTTAGTAACAAAATGTGCACATAGATGTGCGGTGCCTTCATTTCCAAAGGTCTTGTACACTCATGTAATCGTGGACGATGTGTAAGTTTCAGTTTTGATTAACAAACCATGAAAATAGCTTGATGGGGCATGATGCCATGGAACTGAAATGCAACTGGTTTATCTTGATGTATCGTGTACTGATACTCTCTTGTTGAAATACCACCggggaggtggggtagattcgtggtcaaagcgtttgctagtcacgccgaagactcgggttcgattccccaccacAGTATAGTTTGTGGAATCCATTTCTGGGATCTCCCGCCGTGCTCGAATATTTCCGAAAACtgcttgaaaatgaaaatttgacCGTTGAAATACTGGAGTTCTGAGTTCAGATTCGAAATGACAGGTTCATTAACCACTATTTCTCCCATCCGCCCTCGGGGCAGTAAGATCTATGTCGGGTGTCTGGGTATGTTCAACACAGGACATTGACGAAAGTCCGCCCTTGTTGAGTCGATGAATTGATAATCTCGTAGGATCGAAATCTAGGGGTTATTATTAACCTCGGAACATAGATTCTCTCATAACTTCCCCCCATTAATGATTCCGATTGACCGATGGCAATGAACCAGACCGATCAATTTGGTCTAGAACACATCTGATTTTATGACCGCTTCATCATGCATTAAAGCCGACATGAAATAATTGAACTACTTTTGGCTGAGTTACCTTTCCAATATAGAGTATGAAATGTCCAGTGCCGTGGGAGTATAATTATTTATTGATTGTATCCGTGATATTCCCAAGGTTGAAAAATATCTTGTAAATGTCAAGACGTTTTTTTTTAACTCTTTAGAAAATGGGACCTCATATATATTCAATTGTTACACTGTGTGTTTTACTTTTGCTGGTCGCCAAAACCAGCACACACTTGTGACGTCTTCACACCTGAGAGGGTCCTCAACACCGACTGTTTTCACATCACATACAGCTATTCACATACGACATACGTACTTGGTCCAATGCAGAGTTTACAGTACTGGCGGCAGTTGTCCAACACCCATTGTTTGAACAGCTTGTTCAAACATGTATCCCATTGGAactcgtggcagttgtccaggTGGTCCTTGCAGTTGGGATCAAACACACCTGTAGGGGAAACAATATGATACACAAAGTATTTTACTCAGTCGGACCCTAAAGGCCCCCAGTTTTACTGACCGCTGACATTCTTCATCGGGACCCTCACTTATGtcattgaaaaacaaatgaactAAACAGTATATGCATATTCATTCGTTTATGCCATCACGAATAAGGATTTTAATCGTTTAAGAATGAAATCTTCTAAAATTTGTATTTGTTGAATGACGTTAAAAAAATGAAGGTCAGGTGTAGAGAAATCACTTACGAAAACACGAACCGTATAGTGTTTTGTCCAGTAAGGCGATCTGTCAATTTGTGATGAGTTGTGTTTCCTCAGTGTTTCTTCTATGCGAGTTCAGAAGTTTCAGACACACTCGGGTTGCGTGTAAAAGCTTTCAGATAAGCATTGAATTCCACGTATTATAGTGTGTCATCTCTCAAGTGAATAATTTATCGGATTTTTATGAAAACCTGGGGCCATAACGTATATTCAGTAATCCATACAGAAAATGTTCAACACTTAGACTTTTCCGTGGAGTAGAATCTGTTCTAGTGAGATTCGATGTGCTCTCACGTTAACGCTTATGCAAACGTTCAGTGAGTGTAATAGGACGCGGCAATGATAACATAGTTGACTCAACGGATGGAGTAAATCAATCAAAGGTTAATGCGTCGTGGTCCATTTGGGAATATTCATGACATTCAATACTGGGAATTATGTTGTCAATTAGTACACCGAAATATGAGGATATGTGTGCTGGCAAATGGCTGCTCCTTACCATACCTGAGGTTTAACCATTTCAGAACAATGTGtcagtgttgtgttaatgtttgcGTCGCCGGCCATTTCGGAattcaacaattttgaaatattgaatCACCCTACCCGGACGCCAATGGACGTTATTTAGGTAAAGACGATTCCTTCAATCATTTCAGGGTCAGTGGTAGCCACTGGCTACTGGAGCTATTTTTGGGGTTACCTTGAAAGCCCGTGTTGGTCTATTTGTGCTACCTGTTCAAATGAGTGATGAATGTGCGTTTTCATCACTTATTTAATGGTGATAGTGAACGTGTCGGTATCATATATCAGGGATCGTGCATCTTATTGTTGGGTAGCAGTTGCTGCTTTTGTGCTCACCGTATTCTTGACCTTATACATCCCGAAAAGCGAATAAATATATTAACGTAAATTTTCATAGCAAGTGTCCCTTGGAATCTTCAAAAGGCTTAGTAAGGGACATGTAAGGAAAGAggaatttttttatatttttttcagaaacaacTGGTACAAAACCTTTCTTATCAAATCAGGAACCGTGTCCAGTATAACAGACAAAAGCATTTATAGcaataaatatgtacaaaagAGTGTCTTTTCAATGAAGTTGATATGTTTGACAGTCTCAAAACACAGTACTAATGAGTACAGTACTATACCAAGAATTCTAAACCTTGAAACGTATGATTAAATCATAATCCTATTTGATAAGGAAAACTTGATATACTTGAATCAACACTTACCAAAATTGATTTAACACATTTATACACTACCAGGAAGGTTTAATTTTTTATAAATCTATTAAAGTAACATgcaatatttacataatatttgAGATTTAACCACACATGTTTGTACGAACAGTTTTTGTGACGATTTCCTGCATCGAGACAATTGTGAGTAGCGAAAAGGGAGACAATCCATGTCAGAATAACCCGAGTCGGTTGTTATCAGGCACATATCAGAAAAAATGTCAGGGCAGTTTATTCGTAAATGTGACATGTTACAAAAGTATCATTCATTGTCAGTGTaacgaaatgcaacaaatatacAATTGAATAAGAAAGCATTCGTCATGTACAGGCAATGATAGAAGAGTTTAACCAAGGTTTCTGGGTAGGAGTGTGTTGTTGATATTTAGGGCAACCTATCAGGCAAATGCTTTCCTGAAAAAGGTCTATTTTATGATTAAACGTTTTAGCACATAAAACCGATAACAAAAACAAGAACCAATAAAAAGTAAGACTCGTCAGCTATCTTCGTATTAGTGAACAATGTATTCGTATGAGTGAACATTGTATTCTTATTAGTGAACACTGTATTCGTATTAGTGAACACTGTATTCGTCACATAGACTGAACTATAGGTATACTCACCTGGATTTAAGACTTGGGTTTCTGCTCCAAGAAACAGAGCTAAGACCAGAGTTCCAAGACCGAGCATTGCTTCTGACAGTTAGGTCTGCACTGGAGAAAATGTCCTCTGCAGATAGATAATCTATGTTATGTCAGTATGACCGGATCCCAAAACAGCTTAAAAATAGTATATAGTGTCTTGAGAAACGTTAATGGTAAGATAAGATAGTACGCATGTGTGCGGGTCTAAATAGCCGAACTTTGGTATACCTTAAGCCTGGCTTTGACATTCCTACAGTGACATCACCAACTGATGGGGTATATAGGGGCTCAATGATGAACTGAAAATTAACGCTATTGTCACACAGT includes the following:
- the LOC137277134 gene encoding uncharacterized protein — protein: MLGLGTLVLALFLGAETQVLNPGVFDPNCKDHLDNCHEFQWDTCLNKLFKQWVLDNCRQYCKLCIGPTTTTTTTPIPPCIDVESNCHNYPDEVCTNDLYTTWAKTHCRVTCGFCGVVQGVPTPDLG